The following coding sequences lie in one Myxococcus xanthus genomic window:
- a CDS encoding DUF2169 family type VI secretion system accessory protein: MWALQNKTPYAAERTWVRDKDGHHLWVIALKATFDVDDAGHLRLADAQEPPLPEPVYWGEPGHSSLRYEAELVVPKPHTDVLINACAHAPGGRPAPSVEVAVRIHDVDKMLVVHGERFYTRGLTGVKPSSPKPFVTQPILYEWAWGGTDTRDTDTRKHVSDSRNPVGRGVASREAHLMDQPAHRVEYLRGTPAKSGPAGFGPIASYWSPRLELAGTFDEIWRKTRHPLLPRDFDERFALCAPADQRPSRCLVGGEKVALVHLTPKGALHFTLPRLRFGFTTWFGAVRRFHEATLGTVVIEPEVKKVRMVFQTGLRVGPQDIDCLDFTAITERTD, from the coding sequence ATGTGGGCACTTCAGAACAAGACACCTTACGCGGCCGAGCGGACGTGGGTCCGCGACAAGGACGGCCACCACCTCTGGGTCATCGCGCTCAAGGCGACCTTCGATGTCGACGACGCGGGCCATCTCCGCCTCGCGGACGCGCAGGAGCCTCCGCTGCCCGAGCCCGTCTACTGGGGAGAACCGGGCCACTCCAGCTTGCGCTACGAGGCCGAGCTCGTCGTTCCCAAGCCCCACACCGACGTCCTCATCAACGCATGTGCCCATGCGCCCGGTGGGCGGCCCGCGCCCAGCGTCGAGGTGGCTGTCCGCATCCACGACGTGGACAAGATGCTCGTGGTGCACGGGGAGCGCTTCTACACGCGCGGCCTGACGGGCGTGAAGCCCTCGTCCCCCAAGCCCTTCGTCACCCAGCCGATTCTCTACGAGTGGGCGTGGGGAGGTACGGACACTCGCGACACGGACACGCGCAAGCACGTCAGTGACTCGCGCAACCCCGTGGGGCGCGGAGTGGCCAGCCGTGAGGCGCACCTGATGGACCAGCCCGCCCACCGCGTCGAGTACCTGCGGGGCACCCCAGCGAAGTCGGGGCCAGCCGGCTTTGGCCCCATCGCCAGCTACTGGTCGCCGCGTCTGGAGTTGGCGGGCACCTTCGATGAGATCTGGCGGAAGACGCGACACCCGCTGCTGCCGCGAGACTTCGACGAGCGCTTCGCTCTCTGCGCCCCCGCTGACCAGCGGCCCTCACGCTGTCTCGTGGGGGGAGAGAAGGTAGCCCTGGTGCACCTCACGCCGAAGGGCGCGCTCCACTTCACGCTGCCGCGCTTGCGCTTCGGCTTCACCACCTGGTTCGGCGCCGTCCGGCGCTTCCACGAGGCCACCCTGGGCACCGTCGTCATCGAGCCCGAGGTGAAGAAGGTGCGCATGGTTTTCCAGACGGGCTTGAGGGTCGGCCCGCAGGACATCGACTGCCTCGACTTCACGGCCATTACCGAGAGGACGGACTGA
- a CDS encoding DUF2381 family protein — translation MAQAASPAPSPTAPWTPMARRLTVGLQSPRSATPPPEVRISPGMGTLLLFDTAVVRAELEGEKRFTRVRLAGDTLTLMPSTSVEDGEELRLTVHFADGAAPASATFRLVPHPTLADRQVEVHRQARSADSLHAELMEKEEEVRRLREELARMEAARSLPDGLTGMLATKYLDKNGVRALWLAGQLVRHPRNALHVANATTYRAAAQVAVAVESAELRGGAPWEARSATLVPREGPALRVLRVWQAAPTTAGMVGQFIVEAEATDTMSPGPYTLTVWAEGDKRSVILGNLMFP, via the coding sequence ATGGCACAGGCGGCCTCTCCCGCACCGTCCCCTACCGCCCCCTGGACACCGATGGCACGGCGCCTCACGGTGGGCCTCCAGTCCCCCCGGTCCGCCACACCGCCCCCGGAAGTGCGCATCAGCCCCGGGATGGGCACGCTGCTGCTCTTCGACACGGCAGTGGTCCGCGCGGAGTTGGAAGGCGAGAAGCGCTTCACCCGCGTTCGGCTGGCGGGTGACACCCTGACGCTGATGCCCTCCACGAGCGTGGAGGACGGCGAGGAGTTGCGGCTGACCGTCCACTTCGCGGATGGCGCCGCGCCCGCGAGCGCGACCTTCCGGCTGGTGCCCCACCCCACCCTGGCCGACCGTCAGGTGGAGGTCCACCGACAGGCCCGAAGCGCGGACTCGCTCCATGCCGAGTTGATGGAGAAGGAGGAAGAGGTGCGGCGCCTTCGAGAAGAACTGGCGCGGATGGAGGCTGCCCGGAGCCTCCCAGATGGCCTCACCGGCATGCTGGCCACCAAGTACCTGGACAAGAATGGCGTGCGGGCGCTCTGGCTTGCTGGGCAACTCGTGCGCCACCCACGCAACGCGCTCCACGTAGCGAACGCGACGACCTATCGCGCCGCCGCCCAGGTGGCGGTAGCCGTCGAATCCGCGGAACTGCGCGGGGGCGCGCCATGGGAGGCCCGAAGCGCGACGCTGGTTCCCCGCGAGGGGCCCGCCCTCCGCGTGCTACGCGTCTGGCAGGCCGCGCCCACCACCGCGGGCATGGTCGGCCAGTTCATCGTAGAGGCGGAGGCCACAGACACCATGAGCCCGGGGCCCTACACGCTGACGGTCTGGGCGGAGGGCGACAAGCGCTCCGTCATCTTGGGCAACCTGATGTTCCCGTGA
- a CDS encoding serine/threonine-protein kinase codes for MKAQRLRGDVAVGTQVGGFVVEGLLGMGGCGAVFRARRGTARFALKLQSLAALGGWAQREVDILRRLDHPNVVRFHACGLWRDTAPEWFYLAMELVEGRPLNQWVNEENPSPRQAAALALGLARGLAAAHAEGVLHRDLKESNIMVRDATGTPVLVDFGVGSYPGAPRLTREVLPPGTPQYRSPEALAFRKSHAGVEGAHYAPTAADDLYALGVVLYWVLTGRSPFPAPGTPSEVEHVISQPPEPPRAVNPRVPGLLDAVCSRLLEKQPTARFPSAAATAEALEAALSAADGEWDRPMCASWEESPELPAPPPPQDGLEAWLHQGEPALSPPRRGRRPGRARPSANGGRASPGDAREEALPRSGFAVPSKRISPGAPRSRRPATLALMASLLAALTLAWALTRHEGSPPASRERPEMASPHASPEAVRAAAPPLPAALLPATAAPPMARDPKEASPVKKPDIAPSSPPSRTSRSVGTLARRAAATAAACTALACPSGPEVRPAPPSEPCPEGALQAMEARGLRVGELGSILFIRGEPRNITVSEGWVRVRVGATPYDLANATLSGRLSVSERVYGRFTEAEKDGERFPVCIELLYPGDDQRGSPRVAGNHPPAEPIIYSVSGLKVVRRFE; via the coding sequence CCTTCGAGGGGACGTGGCCGTCGGCACCCAGGTGGGGGGCTTCGTCGTGGAGGGCTTGCTCGGGATGGGTGGCTGCGGCGCCGTCTTCCGCGCCCGGCGGGGCACCGCTCGCTTCGCGCTGAAGCTCCAGTCGCTCGCCGCGTTGGGCGGTTGGGCCCAGCGGGAGGTGGACATCCTCCGGAGGCTGGACCACCCCAATGTCGTGCGCTTCCACGCGTGCGGCCTGTGGCGGGACACCGCCCCCGAGTGGTTCTACCTGGCCATGGAGCTGGTGGAAGGCCGGCCGCTGAACCAGTGGGTGAACGAGGAGAACCCCAGCCCGCGGCAGGCGGCGGCGCTGGCGCTGGGACTGGCCCGAGGGCTCGCGGCGGCACACGCGGAAGGCGTCCTCCACCGGGACCTCAAGGAGTCCAACATCATGGTGCGGGATGCCACAGGGACGCCCGTGCTGGTGGACTTCGGCGTGGGCTCCTATCCCGGCGCGCCCCGCCTCACCCGGGAGGTGCTTCCCCCGGGCACACCGCAGTACCGCAGCCCGGAGGCGCTGGCCTTCCGCAAGTCGCACGCGGGCGTGGAGGGGGCGCACTACGCGCCCACCGCCGCGGACGACCTGTATGCGCTGGGCGTCGTCCTCTACTGGGTGCTGACGGGCCGCTCTCCCTTCCCCGCCCCGGGAACGCCGTCGGAGGTAGAGCACGTCATCTCCCAGCCACCCGAGCCGCCTCGCGCCGTGAACCCAAGGGTGCCCGGTCTGCTGGACGCGGTGTGCTCGCGGCTGTTGGAGAAGCAGCCCACGGCGCGCTTTCCCAGCGCCGCCGCCACGGCCGAAGCCCTCGAGGCAGCGCTGTCCGCCGCGGACGGCGAGTGGGACCGGCCAATGTGCGCGTCGTGGGAGGAGTCACCCGAACTCCCGGCGCCACCTCCACCACAGGATGGGCTGGAGGCATGGCTGCACCAGGGTGAGCCCGCCTTGTCGCCGCCCAGGCGAGGCAGACGACCGGGGCGCGCCCGGCCTTCCGCCAACGGTGGCCGCGCGAGTCCAGGGGACGCACGGGAGGAGGCGTTGCCACGGTCAGGGTTCGCCGTGCCTTCCAAGCGGATTTCGCCGGGGGCCCCACGCTCCAGGAGGCCCGCCACACTTGCGCTCATGGCGAGCCTCCTGGCCGCGCTGACGCTCGCATGGGCACTCACGCGGCACGAAGGCTCGCCGCCAGCGAGCAGGGAGCGTCCAGAAATGGCGTCACCGCACGCCTCGCCGGAAGCTGTCCGGGCCGCGGCCCCGCCCCTACCGGCGGCCCTCCTCCCCGCGACCGCTGCCCCTCCCATGGCGCGCGACCCGAAAGAAGCATCACCCGTGAAGAAGCCAGACATCGCTCCCTCATCTCCCCCGTCACGGACATCACGCTCGGTGGGCACGCTGGCCCGGCGCGCCGCCGCCACGGCCGCCGCATGCACCGCGCTGGCCTGCCCGAGCGGGCCCGAGGTGCGTCCCGCGCCACCCTCCGAGCCGTGCCCAGAGGGCGCGCTGCAAGCCATGGAGGCGCGAGGTCTCCGCGTGGGTGAGCTGGGCTCCATCCTCTTCATCCGCGGGGAGCCGAGGAATATCACCGTGAGCGAGGGCTGGGTGCGCGTCCGCGTCGGGGCCACGCCCTATGACCTGGCGAATGCGACCCTGAGCGGACGGCTCAGCGTGAGCGAGCGGGTCTACGGCCGCTTCACGGAAGCAGAGAAGGACGGCGAGCGCTTCCCCGTGTGCATTGAGCTCCTCTACCCGGGCGACGATCAGCGCGGCTCGCCTCGCGTGGCAGGAAACCATCCGCCCGCCGAGCCCATCATCTACTCCGTCTCGGGCCTGAAGGTGGTGAGGCGCTTCGAGTGA
- a CDS encoding PAAR-like domain-containing protein has translation MAKVTVNAPRTPVTQGSSGVASATLPNVCKMPGPPAPFVPTPLPNIGNSGDAPEGYSKTVTINGHPVAIAGASFGSKGDMASKGTGGGLTSSNTHGATKFIGPGSMNVKIEGRNVQLLGDPMLNNCGPSGSPANAATMTGIIQASGVMTVIYGDDIPCALCGNTHPLEAGEETQTAIATLFERLQEALNAQNEQILQRSKLAKEKNQKEKLLDQLEGKGSEENRRRGKGLDSKQKEEMARLPVEIAVLGKQISNLDSFFSQNAVLRRNGETLTYSKGYMIGVMICMCANRKLAACSGHAPPGFLNAVESAGFECASPIVNSGAKREDWDCAAKQIMEKHGGHKPKQLVERLFYPLVDGIKPDRGPRIKFKARVEDLGMTMLSELEEREQTFSNGENVPSCSDCQENLPAMYCETKCP, from the coding sequence ATGGCCAAGGTAACCGTCAACGCCCCGAGGACGCCCGTCACCCAGGGCAGTTCGGGCGTCGCCTCAGCCACGCTGCCCAACGTCTGCAAGATGCCCGGCCCGCCGGCGCCCTTCGTGCCCACGCCATTGCCCAACATCGGCAACAGCGGCGACGCCCCCGAGGGGTACTCGAAGACAGTCACCATCAACGGGCACCCCGTCGCCATTGCCGGCGCCAGCTTCGGCAGCAAGGGGGACATGGCCAGCAAGGGGACGGGAGGCGGGCTCACCTCCAGCAACACCCACGGCGCGACGAAGTTCATCGGCCCCGGCTCGATGAACGTCAAAATCGAGGGGAGGAATGTGCAGTTGCTGGGCGACCCCATGCTCAACAACTGCGGCCCGTCCGGCAGCCCCGCGAATGCCGCCACCATGACGGGCATCATCCAGGCCTCCGGCGTCATGACCGTCATCTACGGAGACGACATCCCGTGCGCGCTCTGCGGGAATACGCATCCACTGGAGGCGGGAGAAGAGACGCAGACGGCGATTGCGACGCTGTTTGAACGGCTCCAGGAAGCGCTCAATGCACAGAACGAACAGATACTCCAACGCAGCAAGCTCGCTAAGGAGAAGAATCAAAAGGAAAAGCTCCTCGACCAGCTTGAGGGGAAGGGCTCCGAGGAGAACAGAAGGAGAGGGAAAGGCCTAGACTCAAAACAGAAAGAAGAAATGGCAAGACTGCCGGTCGAAATCGCCGTCCTGGGCAAACAGATAAGCAATCTCGATAGCTTCTTCAGTCAAAATGCCGTGCTTCGCAGGAATGGTGAAACACTCACATACTCCAAGGGCTATATGATTGGCGTCATGATCTGCATGTGCGCCAACAGAAAACTGGCAGCATGCTCAGGACATGCGCCTCCCGGCTTTTTGAATGCCGTAGAATCAGCCGGTTTCGAATGCGCGAGCCCGATTGTCAACTCCGGAGCCAAGCGAGAAGATTGGGACTGCGCTGCCAAGCAAATCATGGAAAAACATGGAGGACACAAGCCCAAGCAGCTCGTCGAGCGGCTTTTCTACCCTCTCGTGGATGGAATCAAGCCCGACCGGGGGCCCAGAATCAAATTCAAGGCTCGGGTAGAAGACCTGGGTATGACAATGCTCTCTGAACTAGAGGAGCGCGAACAGACATTTAGCAATGGCGAGAATGTCCCATCCTGCTCGGACTGCCAGGAAAATCTCCCTGCCATGTACTGCGAAACAAAGTGTCCTTGA